A genomic region of Cotesia glomerata isolate CgM1 linkage group LG9, MPM_Cglom_v2.3, whole genome shotgun sequence contains the following coding sequences:
- the LOC123271476 gene encoding ras-related protein Rab-11A, translating to MGTRDDEYDYLFKVVLIGDSGVGKSNLLSRFTRNEFNLESKSTIGVEFATRSIQVDGKTIKAQIWDTAGQERYRAITSAYYRGAVGALLVYDIAKHLTYENVERWLRELRDHADQNIVIMLVGNKSDLRHLRAVPTDEAKAFAERNGLSFIETSALDSTNVETAFQNILTEIYRIVSQKQIRDPPEGDTIRAQNVEQIDVKPTMSSDGMRKQCCQ from the exons tggtTCTTATTGGAGATTCTGGAGTAGGAAAGAGTAATCTATTGTCAAGATTCACCCGCAATGAATTCAACTTGGAGTCGAAGTCGACAATTGGAGTTGAATTTGCTACTCGTAGTATACAAGTCGATGGAAAAACTATTAAGGCCCAAATTTGGGATACTGCTGGACAAGAACGTTATCGAGCTATAACCTCTgc atatTATCGTGGAGCTGTCGGCGCATTATTGGTGTATGACATAGCGAAACATTTAACATATGAAAACGTCGAGAGATGGTTACGAGAACTCCGAGATCACGCAGAtcaaaatattgtaataatgCTTGTGGGCAACAAATCTGATTTAAGGCATCTTCGTGCAGTCCCAACTGACGAAGCAAAAGCATTTGCTGAGAGAAATGGTCTTTCATTTATTGAAACATCAGCCCTAGATTCTACCAACGTTGAAACGGCCttccaaaatattttgacTGAGATATACAGAATTGTCTCGCAGAAACAAATAAGAGATCCGCCTGAAGGTGATACCATTAGAGCACAAAATGTTGAACAGATTGACGTTAAACCGACAATGAGTTCGGATGGAATGCGTAAACAATGCTGCCAGTGA
- the LOC123272102 gene encoding vacuolar protein sorting-associated protein 72 homolog yields MASSRERRANAGNKMAKLLNEEEEDDFYKTTYGGFEEVEQDNDYMEEDEGEDEVDSDFSIDENDEPVSDPEQEGPKKKRRLVTKAYKEPKPVTTQPKAVTKEKKPRIIKRRKFSNDSTGRKSIRRSTAAKSAATQKRLKERNEDQRRKVKKVRHDVWKPTQEELLEEALETEEINLKSLEKYQKLESEKKNTRTVRKTQSQPMIRYQSLSMPIMVLSDSRDKESEKINIDGDDEVKPADDFNTNTVSDTPVSIQETTKDKGENDPKKSDEKKSSKKEIAQSKGYYERTFITFESERQFLKAFRKTPAPRRTLRSLCAITRLPAKYRDPVTNLPYRNIQTFRLLREAYYQQLETKVDTSDTTNNADLIRWLEWRQKNQHAVQKSTVRLESASIYSTP; encoded by the exons atggcATCGTCAAGAGAAAGACGTGCCAATGCTGGCAATAAAATGGCAAAATTGTTAAATGAAGAGGAAGaagatgatttttataaaacaactTACGGTGGATTTGAGGAAGTCGAGCAGGATAATgattatat GGAAGAAGATGAGGGTGAAGATGAAGTTGATTCAGATTTTAGTATTGATGAAAATGACGAGCCGGTGTCTGATCCTGAGCAAGAAGGACCTAAAAAAAAGCGTAGACTTGTAACAAAGGCTTACAAAGAACCGAAGCCGGTGACTACGCAGCCAAAAGCTGTtaccaaagaaaaaaaaccacGAATTATTAAacgtagaaaattttctaatgacAGTACAg GAAGAAAATCTATAAGAAGATCAACAGCTGCCAAGTCTGCTGCAACACAAAAGAGACTTAAAGAAAGAAATGAAGATCAGAGgcgaaaagttaaaaaagtaagGCATGATGTTTGGAAACCTACGCaagaagaattgttggaaGAAGCTTTGGAgactgaagaaataaatcttaaatcaCTTG aaaagtaTCAAAAACTTGAAAGTGAGAAAAAGAATACGAGAACTGTAAGAAAAACTCAGTCGCAACCTATGATAAGGTATCAGTCATTATCGATGCCAATAATGGTCTTATCAGACTCACGTGATAaagaaagtgaaaaaataaatatcgatgGGGATGATGAAGTGAAACCAGCTGATGATTTTAATACAAACACAGTGTCAGATACACCTGTATCAATTCA AGAAACTACAAAAGACAAAGGAGAAAATGATCCTAAgaaatctgatgaaaaaaaatctagtaaaaaagaaattgctCAAAGTAAAGGTTACTATGAAAGAACGTTCATTACTTTTGAATCAGAAAGACAATTTCTTAAAGCATTCAGAAAAACTCCTGCACCTAGACGAACTTTAAGATCACTTTGTGCCATCACgag ACTTCCGGCAAAATATCGTGATCCAGTAACAAATTTACCATATCGTAACATCCAAACATTTCGCCTACTCCGGGAAGCTTACTACCAACAATTGGAAACAAAGGTAGACACAAGTGACACTACTAATAATGCTGATTTAATTAGATGGTTAGAATGGAGACAAAAGAATCAGCATGCTGTCCAAAAAAGCACTGTACGGCTTGAGTCAGCGTCAATATATTCGACACCGTAG
- the LOC123272103 gene encoding AN1-type zinc finger protein 6 → MERESNPMQALCRSGCGFYGSPATDGLCSLCFKENLKKKQQPPVSSATVSASQPVSSNAGTLQSSFSSPAAGTTAQPTIPTIPQSTTDLSSSKEVNRDEQEAEGGVSSGAAEGSVSSGDTDDGFDGKETDKEFKKKKNRCVVCRKKVGLTGFECRCGGLFCSVHRYSDKHDCKFDYREMGAQEIRRNNPVVVGEKVQKI, encoded by the exons atggagCGTGAGTCAAACCCGATGCAAGCGTTGTGTCGCAGCGGCTGTGGATTCTACGGCTCGCCAGCCACTGATGGCCTTTGCTCTCTGTGCTTCAAAGAGAACCTTAAGAAGAAACAACAACCCCCGGTATCTTCGGCAACTGTTTCAGCCTCACAACCAGTATCTAGCAATGCTGGAACGCTCCAAAGTAGTTTCAGCAGTCCTGCTGCGGGTACCACCGCCCAGCCTACCATTCCCACAATTCCACAGTCTACGACAGATTTATCAAGTTCAAAAGAg gTAAATAGGGACGAACAAGAAGCTGAAGGTGGAGTGAGTAGTGGAGCGGCTGAAGGTTCGGTCAGCAGTGGTGATACGGATGATGGCTTTGATGGAAAAGAGACTGACAAAGAAttcaaaaagaagaaaaatcgtTGTGTTGTATGCCGCAAAAAAGTTGGTTTAACTG GATTCGAATGCCGTTGTGGTGGACTCTTTTGCTCTGTGCATCGATACAGTGACAAACACGATTGCAAGTTCGATTATAGAGAAATGGGTGCCCAAGAAATTCGGCGTAACAACCCGGTTGTTGTTGGTGAAAAAgtgcaaaaaatttga
- the LOC123271766 gene encoding juxtaposed with another zinc finger protein 1 isoform X1, whose translation MAVFMLNVCKFNACGLTFKSLGHLIQHIEETHIDYDPLVVEQFEQQQPQCIPLSYALRFLTDSTREKEKTLTRTKSTIVATKCKNATPTGSEAEEGEDLTSDQEDSNDSWATSEEFSSDYILRYGSRVVGQTIINQNNNNTDKPFVCPVPGCKKRYKNVNGIKYHSKNGHRDNGKRKELYDNYFRVRKAFKCSCGKSYKTTYGLKNHAAIQHTCSASGLQIKLTNKSLIKTANEFDNLSSINAGNSSGDKISLKVSSLSSSTSSSSSKTKVSAIEDHGYIKSEFIECDDDLGILTPASTPPLSVQGAIKSEQQQFIVNGRNLHKYFASTPKGNTQRRQVKNEY comes from the exons ATGGCAGTATTTATGTTGAacgtttgtaaatttaatgcTTGCGGTTTaacatttaaaagtttaggACATCTAATTCAACATATCGAAGAAACACATATCg ACTATGATCCACTGGTCGTTGAACAATTTGAACAACAGCAACCACAATGTATACCCTTGAGTTATGCTCTACGTTTCCTCACGGATTCAACcagagaaaaagaaaaaacattGACACGCACTAAATCAACTATTGTTGCAACAAAGTGTAAAAATGCCACCCCAAcag gAAGCGAAGCAGAGGAAGGAGAAGACTTGACGAGTGACCAGGAGGACAGCAATGACTCGTGGGCAACATCCGAAGAATTCTCATCGGACTACATTCTACGCTATGGGAGCAG GGTTGTCGGTCAAACAATAATCAATCAGAACAATAATAACACGGATAAGCCATTCGTTTGTCCAGTACCTGGATGTAAAAAGCgttataaaaatgtcaatgggaTCAAGTATCATTCTAAAAACGGTCATAGAGACAACGGCAA ACGTAAAGAACTATACGATAACTATTTTAGGGTTCGTAAAGCGTTCAAGTGCTCATGTGGTAAGAGTTACAAAACAACGTACGGCCTAAAAAATCATGCTGCAATACAGCACACTTGCAGCGCTTCAggattacaaataaaattaacaaataaatcattaattaagacTGCAAATGAATTTGATAATTTGTCTTCAATTAATGCTGGTAATTCTTCTGgagataaaatttctttaaaggTATCCTCGTTGTCTTCTTctacttcttcttcttcttctaaGACTAAAGTCTCAGCAATTGAAGATCATGGTTACATTAAAtcagaatttattgaatgtgaCGATGATTTGGGAATTCTTACGCCAGCTTCTACGCCACCGCTGTCAGTGCAAGGCGCTATTAAAAGTGAACAGCaacaatttattgttaatggACGTAATTTGCACAAGTACTTTGCTAGTACACCTAAAGGTAATACGCAACGTCGTCAAGTTAAAAATGAGTACTAA
- the LOC123271766 gene encoding juxtaposed with another zinc finger protein 1 isoform X2, which translates to MAVFMLNVCKFNACGLTFKSLGHLIQHIEETHIDYDPLVVEQFEQQQPQCIPLSYALRFLTDSTREKEKTLTRTKSTIVATKCKNATPTGSEAEEGEDLTSDQEDSNDSWATSEEFSSDYILRYGSRVVGQTIINQNNNNTDKPFVCPVPGCKKRYKNVNGIKYHSKNGHRDNGKVRKAFKCSCGKSYKTTYGLKNHAAIQHTCSASGLQIKLTNKSLIKTANEFDNLSSINAGNSSGDKISLKVSSLSSSTSSSSSKTKVSAIEDHGYIKSEFIECDDDLGILTPASTPPLSVQGAIKSEQQQFIVNGRNLHKYFASTPKGNTQRRQVKNEY; encoded by the exons ATGGCAGTATTTATGTTGAacgtttgtaaatttaatgcTTGCGGTTTaacatttaaaagtttaggACATCTAATTCAACATATCGAAGAAACACATATCg ACTATGATCCACTGGTCGTTGAACAATTTGAACAACAGCAACCACAATGTATACCCTTGAGTTATGCTCTACGTTTCCTCACGGATTCAACcagagaaaaagaaaaaacattGACACGCACTAAATCAACTATTGTTGCAACAAAGTGTAAAAATGCCACCCCAAcag gAAGCGAAGCAGAGGAAGGAGAAGACTTGACGAGTGACCAGGAGGACAGCAATGACTCGTGGGCAACATCCGAAGAATTCTCATCGGACTACATTCTACGCTATGGGAGCAG GGTTGTCGGTCAAACAATAATCAATCAGAACAATAATAACACGGATAAGCCATTCGTTTGTCCAGTACCTGGATGTAAAAAGCgttataaaaatgtcaatgggaTCAAGTATCATTCTAAAAACGGTCATAGAGACAACGGCAA GGTTCGTAAAGCGTTCAAGTGCTCATGTGGTAAGAGTTACAAAACAACGTACGGCCTAAAAAATCATGCTGCAATACAGCACACTTGCAGCGCTTCAggattacaaataaaattaacaaataaatcattaattaagacTGCAAATGAATTTGATAATTTGTCTTCAATTAATGCTGGTAATTCTTCTGgagataaaatttctttaaaggTATCCTCGTTGTCTTCTTctacttcttcttcttcttctaaGACTAAAGTCTCAGCAATTGAAGATCATGGTTACATTAAAtcagaatttattgaatgtgaCGATGATTTGGGAATTCTTACGCCAGCTTCTACGCCACCGCTGTCAGTGCAAGGCGCTATTAAAAGTGAACAGCaacaatttattgttaatggACGTAATTTGCACAAGTACTTTGCTAGTACACCTAAAGGTAATACGCAACGTCGTCAAGTTAAAAATGAGTACTAA